The following are encoded together in the Rutidosis leptorrhynchoides isolate AG116_Rl617_1_P2 unplaced genomic scaffold, CSIRO_AGI_Rlap_v1 contig194, whole genome shotgun sequence genome:
- the LOC139881775 gene encoding uncharacterized protein produces MASSLPYSETTAKGERVTAPYSSWKPPITADVVSGASKRLGGISVDDEGCLIWLESRPNEAGRSVLVKEPEKPGDEPVDITPKEFAVQTACHEYSGGAFCISGDTLVFSNYKDQRLYKQSLHLKESLPLPITPDYGGPSVCYADGVFNSRFGRYVTVREDRRESSLNPTTTVVAIGLGKKDMQDPKVLISGNDFYAFPRMDPKGEKIAWIEWGHPNMPWDKAELWVGYISEAGDIYKRLCVAGHNPKHVESPTEPKWSPEG; encoded by the exons ATGGCTTCTTCACTGCCATACTCAGAAACAACGGCTAAGGGAGAGAGAGTCACAGCTCCGTATAGCTCTTGGAAGCCCCCCATCACCGCCGACGTCGTCTCTGGAGCCTCCAAAAGGCTCGGTGGCATCTCTGTTGATGATGAAGGCTGTCTCATCTGGCTTGAGTCCCGTCCTAATGAAGCAGG ACGCTCTGTTCTTGTGAAAGAACCAGAAAAACCAGGAGATGAACCTGTTGACATTACGCCGAAAGAGTTTGCAGTGCAGACGGCATGTCATGAATATAGTGGTGGTGCTTTTTGCATTTCGGGAGATACTCTTGTTTTCTCGAATTACAAGGATCAAAGGCTGTACAAACAGTCCTTACACCTAAAAG AATCTCTTCCATTGCCAATTACTCCAGACTATGGGGGGCCTTCAGTTTGTTATGCAGATGGAGTTTTTAATAGTAGATTTGGCCGTTATGTCACTGTAAGGGAAG ATCGGCGTGAGAGCAGTTTGAATCCAACCACTACGGTTGTAGCTATTGGCCTTGGCAAGAAGGATATGCAAG ATCCCAAAGTATTAATCAGCGGCAATGATTTCTATGCCTTTCCTCGGATGGATCCAAAGGGTGAAAAGATAGCATGGATTGAGTGGGGTCATCCCAATATGCCATGGGACAAAGCAGAGCTCTGGGTTGGGTACATCTCAGAGGCTGG AGATATTTATAAGCGTCTCTGTGTTGCTGGTCATAATCCTAAACATGTCGAGTCACCAACTGAACCTAAATGGTCTCCAGAAG GATGA